Proteins co-encoded in one Quercus robur chromosome 8, dhQueRobu3.1, whole genome shotgun sequence genomic window:
- the LOC126696012 gene encoding uncharacterized protein LOC126696012 — translation MRHPADSDAWKMFDSKHLHFSSNPRNVRLGLAVDGFNPFRIMRITIDVYLELLVEKLRELWDVGVQAYDASSKEVFQLRAALMWTINDFPTYADLSGWSTKGELDCPSCAMKTESRYLKNGRKFCYMGHRWWLDVDHDFHKDEKNVMDNILSTLLNLKDKTKDNYKACLDLADMGIRSELHLQRKSDDQYTIPAACFHMTSSEIDGFLQVLKDVTVPDGYASNISRHVNMKECKISGLKSHDNHILMQQLFPIALRGSLPSHVTRPLIKLACFCREICSKTLTVSDIVTSEADIAVTLCELQKIFPPSFFTVMVHLVMHLAAEVKISGPVHYRWMYPIERYLSRLKSYVRNRAAPEGSIAKGYIVEECLTFCSRMHKRLIEDELQKGHNRNVFGAIIYKHHMEKFYTWFRGHVMSLTGADKEKEGVSDTLVALSKWPYIYVKRFKHYCKWVHDQHRRGYRTDEFGFPMVNFTHFIHGGDKMMDKPYVLASQVTQVFYVEDKRHKDWYAIVKTKVRDVFDAGVGPQHEEDDTYSFSENVPYNINTNEVVSDNLRWARDDLEGMTIDASIIAERNLHGVNDEDEFIDDESDNEDDNKDEYTEDE, via the exons ATGCGGCATCCTGCTGACTCAGATGCATGGAAAATGTTTGACAGTAAGCATTTACACTTCTCATCTAATCCTCGTAATGTCAGACTTGGATTAGCTGTGGATGGGTTCAACCCCTTCAGAATTATGA ggattacTATAGATGTGTACTTGGAACTGTTAGTAGAAAAACTAAGGGAGTTATGGGATGTTGGAGTACAAGCATACGATGCATCTTCAAAAGAAGTATTCCAATTGCGTGCAGCATTGATGTGGACCATAAATGATTTTCCTACATACGCAGATTTGTCGGGTTGGAGTACCAAAGGTGAGTTGGATTGTCCTTCTTGTGCCATGAAGACCGAGTCTCGATATTTGAAAAATGGTCGCAAATTCTGTTACATGGGACATCGGTGGTGGTTGGATGTTGACCACGATTTCCACAAAGATG AGAAGAATGTGATGGACAATATACTAAGCACACTGTTGAACTTGAAGGATAAAACGAAGGATAATTACAAGGCATGCCTTGACTTGGCGGACATGGGGATAAGGAGTGAACTCCACCTACAACGAAAAAGTGATGATCAGTATACCATACCAGCCGCATGTTTTCATATGACTTCATCAGAGATAGATGGTTTCTTGCAAGTTTTGAAAGATGTAACAGTGCCCGATGGGTACGCTTCCAATATCTCACGCCATGTGAatatgaaagaatgcaagattTCTGGTTTAAAAAGTCATGATAATCACATATTGATGCAGCAACTTTTTCCCATAGCATTACGTGGGTCTTTGCCATCTCATGTTACTAGGCCTTTGATAAAGTTAGCTTGCTTTTGTAGAGAAATTTGTTCCAAAACCCTTACGGTTTCAGATATTGTGACTAGTGAGGCAGATATTGCAGTGACATTGTGTGAATTGCAAAAGATATTTCCTCCATCCTTCTTTACAGTAATGGTACATTTGGTCATGCACTTAGCTGCTGAAGTGAAGATTAGTGGTCCAGTACACTACCGTTGGATGTATCCCATTGAGAG GTACCTCTCACGTCTTAAGTCTTACGTACGAAATAGAGCTGCTCCAGAAGGGTCTATTGCTAAAGGATACATAGTAGAGGAGTGCTTAACATTTTGTTCACG GATGCACAAAAGATTGATAGAGGATGAACTTCAAAAAGGCCACAATCGTAACGTTTTCGGTGCCATTATATATAAGCACCACATGGAGAAGTTTTATACTTGGTTTAGGGGTCAC GTGATGTCCCTCACTGGTGCTGATAAGGAAAAGGAGGGAGTTAGTGATACCCTTGTTGCATTGTCCAAATGGCCGTATATTTATGTAAAGCGGTTCAAGCATTAT TGTAAATGGGTTCATGACCAACATAGGAGAGGATATAGGACTGATGAATTTGGGTTTCCTATGGTAAACTTTACACACTTCATACATGGTGGGGATAAAATGATGGATAAACCATACGTCTTGGCATCTCAAGTTACACAAGTTTTTTATGTGGAAGATAAAAGGCACAAGGATTGGTATGCTATTGTTAAAACTAAAGTTAGGGACGTGTTTGATGCTGGTGTTGGTCCCCAACATGAGGAGGATGACACATATAGTTTTTCTGAAAATGTTCCCTACAATATAAATACTAATGAGGTTGTGAGTGACAACCTTCGTTGGGCTCGGGATGATCTAGAGGGAATGACAATTGATGCCTCTATCATTGCTGAAAGAAATCTTCATGGAGTAAACGATGAAGATGAATTTATTGATGATGAGTCTGACAATGAAGATGACAACAAGGATGAGTACACTGAGGATGAGTAG